A window of Primulina huaijiensis isolate GDHJ02 chromosome 9, ASM1229523v2, whole genome shotgun sequence contains these coding sequences:
- the LOC140983804 gene encoding dnaJ protein ERDJ7-like: MLMRFSTIQLDTTMLTMVIRQLLIWSRKLELQIKGAEKPTVWGLLGVRFILLPYTVGKWRICERIKAQKIVDEIQ; this comes from the exons ATGCTTATGAG GTTTTCTACAATACAGCTCGATACTACCATGCTTACTATGGTCATAAGACA GCTATTGATATGGTCAAGAAAACTGGAATTGCAGATAAAGGGAGCTGAAAAACCCACTGTTTGGGGACTTCTCGGCGTTCGTTTCATTTTACTTCCTTACACTGTGGGGAAG TGGCGGATATGCGAAAGAATCAAAGCGCAGAAGATAGTCGATGAAATCCAGTAG
- the LOC140984492 gene encoding uncharacterized protein produces MVCEKCEKKLSKVIVPDKWKEGAHNITEGGGRKVNENKLLSKKHRWTPYGQTKCIICKQQVHQDGKYCHTCAYSKGVCAMCGKQVIDTKFYKQSNA; encoded by the exons ATGGTGTGCGAGAAGT GTGAGAAGAAGTTGTCGAAGGTGATAGTGCCGGACAAGTGGAAGGAAGGGGCACACAATATCACAGAAGGTGGTGGCCGTAAGGTTAACGAGAACAAACTCCTTTCCAAGAAACACAG GTGGACACCATATGGACAAACAAAGTGCATTATCTGTAAGCAACAAGTACATCAGGATGGCAAATATTGTCACACATGCGCATACAGTAAAG GGGTATGCGCAATGTGTGGGAAGCAAGTAATCGACACCAAGTTCTACAAGCAAAGCAATGCATAA